From Amycolatopsis sp. YIM 10, the proteins below share one genomic window:
- the ftsH gene encoding ATP-dependent zinc metalloprotease FtsH: protein MDRKRLLKNPLLWILALVLLYFVFSTIFDSDRAYTQTPTSQAMAQVTSGNVKEANLEDKEQQLKLTLANPIEVDGKQVTQIRTQYPAEAGDEIYNGLIAAKNNGQPIKYATTVSQDSIFTQLLIYMIPLALLLLLLMWMMNNAQGGGNRVLNFGKSKAKQLNKDMPKTTFGDVAGADEAVEELYEIKDFLQNPARYQALGAKIPKGVLLYGPPGTGKTLLARAVAGEAGVPFYTISGSDFVEMFVGVGASRVRDLFEQAKQNAPCIIFVDEIDAVGRQRGAGLGGGHDEREQTLNQLLVEMDGFDARGGIILIAATNRPDILDPALLRPGRFDRQIPVSAPDMRGRRAILGVHSKGKPIAQGTDLDALAKRTVGMSGADLANVINEAALLTARQNGHVITDAALEESVDRVIGGPARKSRIISEKEKKITAYHEGGHALAAWAMPDIEPVYKLTILPRGRTGGHALLVPEDDKELMTRSEMIGRLVFAMGGRTAEELVFHEPTTGASSDIEQATKIARAMVTEYGMSARLGAVKYGQEQGDPFLGRSAGRQADYSLEVAHEIDEEVRKLIETAHTEAWEVLNTYRDVLDELVIELLEKETLQRKDLERIFATVEKRPHITVFNEFGERTPSDKPPIKTPGELAIERGEPWPPPQEKPVVRPAPTPVGTAPGGGDLPGGPPHGSPEPPPNPNPFAPPPSGGYPNGARPYNGPNGTAHWPQPGPYGGQPPYQPGSGQNPAGPPHYGAPPGWTPATSPGGQPAQPWRPADQPPPPDQGGQRPEGDDQDGQQRR from the coding sequence ATGGACCGGAAGCGCCTGCTCAAGAACCCACTGCTGTGGATCCTCGCCCTCGTGCTGCTCTACTTCGTGTTCTCCACGATCTTCGACAGCGATCGCGCCTACACGCAGACCCCGACCTCCCAGGCGATGGCCCAGGTCACCAGCGGGAACGTCAAGGAAGCGAACCTCGAGGACAAGGAGCAGCAGCTCAAGCTGACCCTGGCCAACCCGATCGAGGTCGACGGCAAGCAGGTCACGCAGATCCGCACGCAGTACCCGGCCGAGGCCGGGGACGAGATCTACAACGGCCTGATCGCGGCCAAGAACAACGGCCAGCCGATCAAGTACGCCACCACGGTCAGCCAGGACTCGATCTTCACCCAGCTGCTGATCTACATGATCCCGCTGGCCCTGCTGCTGTTGCTGCTGATGTGGATGATGAACAACGCCCAGGGTGGCGGGAACCGCGTCCTCAACTTCGGCAAGTCGAAGGCCAAGCAGCTCAACAAGGACATGCCGAAGACGACCTTCGGTGACGTCGCCGGTGCCGACGAGGCCGTCGAAGAGCTGTACGAGATCAAGGACTTCCTGCAGAACCCGGCGCGCTACCAGGCGCTCGGCGCGAAGATCCCGAAGGGCGTGCTGCTCTACGGGCCGCCGGGTACCGGTAAGACGCTGCTGGCCCGCGCGGTGGCCGGTGAGGCTGGCGTGCCGTTCTACACGATCTCCGGTTCGGACTTCGTGGAGATGTTCGTCGGTGTCGGTGCCTCCCGTGTCCGCGACCTGTTCGAGCAGGCCAAGCAGAACGCGCCGTGCATCATCTTCGTCGACGAGATCGACGCGGTCGGCCGCCAGCGTGGCGCCGGCCTCGGCGGTGGCCACGACGAGCGCGAGCAGACGCTGAACCAGCTGCTGGTCGAGATGGACGGCTTCGACGCGCGTGGCGGCATCATCCTGATCGCCGCCACCAACCGCCCGGACATCCTGGACCCGGCGCTGCTGCGCCCCGGCCGGTTCGACCGCCAGATCCCGGTGTCCGCGCCGGACATGCGCGGCCGCCGCGCGATCCTCGGTGTGCACTCCAAGGGCAAGCCGATCGCGCAGGGCACCGATCTCGACGCGCTGGCCAAGCGCACGGTCGGCATGTCCGGTGCCGACCTGGCCAACGTGATCAACGAGGCCGCCCTGCTCACCGCCAGGCAGAACGGGCACGTGATCACCGACGCCGCGCTCGAGGAGTCGGTGGACCGGGTGATCGGCGGACCGGCGCGCAAGAGCCGGATCATCTCCGAGAAGGAGAAGAAGATCACCGCCTACCACGAGGGCGGGCACGCGCTCGCCGCGTGGGCGATGCCGGACATCGAGCCGGTCTACAAGCTGACCATCCTGCCCCGCGGGCGGACCGGCGGGCACGCCCTGCTGGTGCCCGAGGACGACAAGGAGCTGATGACCCGCTCGGAGATGATCGGGCGCCTGGTCTTCGCGATGGGTGGCCGGACCGCGGAGGAACTCGTCTTCCACGAGCCGACCACCGGTGCCTCCTCCGACATCGAGCAGGCCACCAAGATCGCCCGCGCGATGGTCACCGAGTACGGCATGAGCGCGCGGCTCGGCGCGGTCAAGTACGGCCAGGAGCAGGGCGACCCGTTCCTCGGCCGGTCGGCCGGCCGTCAGGCGGACTACTCGCTCGAGGTCGCGCACGAGATCGACGAAGAGGTCCGCAAGCTCATCGAGACCGCGCACACCGAGGCGTGGGAGGTGCTCAACACCTACCGCGACGTGCTCGACGAGCTGGTGATCGAGCTGCTGGAGAAGGAAACCCTGCAGCGCAAGGACCTGGAGCGCATCTTCGCCACGGTGGAGAAGCGGCCGCACATCACCGTGTTCAACGAGTTCGGTGAGCGCACCCCGTCGGACAAGCCGCCGATCAAGACCCCGGGTGAGCTGGCCATCGAGCGCGGTGAGCCGTGGCCCCCGCCGCAGGAGAAGCCCGTGGTGCGCCCGGCGCCGACCCCGGTCGGCACCGCGCCCGGTGGTGGCGACCTGCCCGGCGGCCCGCCGCACGGCTCCCCGGAGCCGCCGCCGAACCCGAACCCGTTCGCCCCGCCGCCGTCGGGCGGTTACCCGAACGGCGCCCGGCCGTACAACGGCCCGAACGGCACCGCGCACTGGCCGCAGCCGGGGCCGTACGGCGGTCAGCCGCCGTACCAGCCGGGCAGCGGGCAGAACCCGGCCGGACCGCCGCACTACGGCGCGCCTCCCGGGTGGACCCCGGCCACCTCACCGGGTGGCCAGCCGGCCCAGCCGTGGCGTCCCGCCGACCAGCCGCCGCCCCCCGACCAGGGTGGTCAGCGGCCCGAGGGTGACGATCAGGACGGCCAGCAGCGCCGCTGA
- the folE gene encoding GTP cyclohydrolase I FolE: MRTASSAAEHRVSDDGPVFDQDRAEKAVRELLLACGEDPDREGLLETPARVARAYHEMFAGLYSNPDQVLDRTFDESHEELVLVTDIPMYSTCEHHLVPFHGVAHVGYIPNSHGKVTGLSKLARLVDLYAKRPQVQERLTSQIADALDRKLEPRGVIVVVEAEHLCMAMRGIRKPGARTTTSAVRGVLRTSATSRAEALNLIKGRR, translated from the coding sequence ATCAGGACGGCCAGCAGCGCCGCTGAGCACCGGGTCAGCGATGATGGTCCGGTGTTCGATCAGGATCGTGCGGAGAAGGCCGTGCGCGAGCTGCTGCTCGCGTGCGGCGAGGACCCGGACCGAGAGGGTCTGCTGGAGACGCCCGCGCGGGTGGCGCGGGCGTACCACGAGATGTTCGCCGGGCTGTACAGCAACCCGGACCAGGTGCTGGACCGCACCTTCGACGAAAGCCACGAGGAACTGGTCCTGGTCACCGACATCCCGATGTACAGCACCTGCGAACACCACCTGGTGCCGTTCCACGGGGTGGCGCACGTCGGGTACATCCCGAACAGCCACGGCAAGGTGACCGGGCTGTCGAAGCTGGCCAGGCTGGTCGACCTCTACGCCAAGCGCCCGCAGGTGCAGGAGCGGCTGACCTCGCAGATCGCCGACGCGCTGGACCGCAAGCTGGAGCCGCGCGGGGTGATCGTGGTGGTCGAGGCCGAGCACCTGTGCATGGCGATGCGCGGAATCCGCAAGCCGGGCGCGCGCACCACCACCTCGGCCGTGCGCGGCGTTCTGCGGACCTCGGCGACCTCGCGTGCCGAGGCGTTGAACCTGATCAAAGGCCGCAGGTGA
- the folP gene encoding dihydropteroate synthase, producing MGVLNVTPDSFSDGGRYLDVDAALAHAREMWASGADVIDVGGESTRPGASRVDAPTEIARVLPVVRALAEEGMVLSVDTTRAAVAAAAVEAGARIINDVSGGLADPDMAKVAAATEVPWVLMHWRGHSREMTKLAVYSDVVAEVRAELSERVDSALAAGVAEDAIVLDPGLGFAKQAEHDWALLHGLDSVLSLGFPVLVGASRKRFLGRLLADETGEPRPPSGREHATAAVSALAAAAGAWGVRVHEVGASLDAVAVAAAWRRG from the coding sequence ATGGGCGTGCTGAACGTCACGCCGGACTCGTTCTCCGACGGCGGCCGCTACCTCGACGTCGACGCCGCCCTCGCGCACGCCCGCGAAATGTGGGCCAGTGGCGCCGACGTGATCGACGTGGGCGGTGAGTCGACGAGGCCGGGGGCGTCCAGGGTGGACGCGCCGACCGAGATCGCCCGGGTGCTGCCGGTGGTCAGGGCGCTCGCCGAAGAGGGCATGGTGCTGTCGGTGGACACCACGCGGGCCGCGGTCGCGGCGGCCGCGGTGGAGGCCGGGGCGCGGATCATCAACGACGTTTCCGGCGGGCTCGCCGATCCGGACATGGCGAAGGTGGCCGCGGCCACCGAGGTGCCGTGGGTGCTGATGCACTGGCGCGGGCACAGCCGGGAGATGACCAAGCTGGCCGTCTACAGCGACGTGGTCGCCGAAGTGCGTGCCGAGTTGTCGGAACGGGTGGACTCGGCGCTGGCCGCCGGGGTCGCCGAGGACGCGATCGTGCTCGACCCCGGCCTCGGTTTCGCCAAGCAGGCCGAGCACGACTGGGCGTTGCTGCACGGACTGGACTCGGTGCTGTCGCTCGGTTTCCCGGTGCTGGTCGGCGCTTCGCGCAAGCGTTTCCTCGGCCGGTTGCTGGCGGACGAGACCGGTGAGCCGCGGCCTCCTTCCGGGCGCGAGCACGCAACCGCGGCGGTTTCCGCGCTGGCCGCCGCGGCCGGTGCCTGGGGAGTGCGGGTCCACGAGGTCGGCGCCTCGCTGGACGCGGTCGCCGTCGCCGCGGCTTGGAGGCGAGGATGA
- the folB gene encoding dihydroneopterin aldolase has product MTDRITLTGLRVFGRHGVFEHEKRDGQEFVVDITVWLDLDEAAATDDLTKTLHYGELAQLAADIVAGEPYDLIESVGGRIADEVMKDSRLHAAEVTVHKPSAPIPLTFDDVAVTIRRSRRGGRG; this is encoded by the coding sequence ATGACCGACCGCATCACGCTGACCGGGCTGCGTGTGTTCGGGCGGCACGGGGTGTTCGAGCACGAGAAGCGCGACGGGCAGGAGTTCGTCGTCGACATCACCGTGTGGCTCGACCTCGACGAGGCCGCCGCGACCGACGACCTGACCAAGACCCTGCACTACGGCGAACTGGCGCAGCTGGCCGCGGACATCGTGGCCGGTGAGCCGTACGACCTGATCGAAAGCGTCGGCGGCCGGATCGCCGACGAGGTGATGAAGGACTCGCGGCTGCACGCGGCCGAGGTGACCGTGCACAAGCCGTCGGCGCCGATCCCGCTCACCTTCGACGACGTGGCGGTGACCATCCGCCGGTCGCGGCGCGGGGGGCGGGGATGA
- the folK gene encoding 2-amino-4-hydroxy-6-hydroxymethyldihydropteridine diphosphokinase: MSRAVLSLGSNLGDRLGFLNSVITALRPVAVSSVYETKAWGVEDQPDFLNAVCVVDDPARDHWAWLRAGQELERAAGRVRERRWGPRTLDVDVVTVDDVRSDDPELLLPHPGTPERASVLIPWLEIEPDAVLPGHGPIADLLAALPDEGVHRRPDLQLG; this comes from the coding sequence ATGAGCCGCGCGGTGCTCTCGCTCGGCTCGAACCTGGGTGACCGGCTCGGTTTCCTGAACTCGGTGATCACCGCGCTGCGTCCGGTCGCGGTGTCGTCGGTGTACGAGACGAAGGCGTGGGGCGTCGAGGACCAGCCGGACTTCCTGAACGCGGTCTGCGTGGTCGACGACCCGGCCCGCGACCACTGGGCGTGGCTGCGGGCCGGGCAGGAACTGGAGCGCGCGGCCGGCCGGGTGCGGGAGCGGCGCTGGGGCCCGCGCACGCTGGACGTCGACGTGGTGACCGTCGACGACGTGCGCTCCGACGACCCCGAACTGCTGCTGCCGCATCCCGGCACCCCGGAACGCGCGAGCGTGCTGATCCCATGGCTGGAGATCGAGCCGGACGCGGTCCTCCCCGGCCACGGCCCAATCGCCGACCTGCTGGCCGCGCTCCCGGACGAAGGCGTGCACCGCCGCCCGGATCTGCAGCTCGGTTAA
- a CDS encoding MerR family transcriptional regulator, giving the protein MPVVHTAFTIGELARRTGLPVKTIRFYSDEGLLPPTGRTHAGYRLYDAHAMARLELVKTLRELGLGLPDVERALAGQTSVAELAAVHVDALDEQIRRLRLRRSVLRAVAKRGSELEEVKLMSKLASMSDEQRRRLIDEFWDEMVEGLDVNQEFYDRMRSAKPDLPEDPSAEQLEAWIEFAELVQDEDFRALIRAMSETHSAAREQGESMAPGDQPDHTSFFNRANEALTSGVAPDSPEGRAIADEMFNAWAGERDASDVSYRREVLARFAQGGDPRAERYWQLLAIINGWPPIPTQAPAAQWLTDAMRAAIG; this is encoded by the coding sequence ATGCCCGTTGTGCACACCGCGTTCACCATCGGCGAGCTGGCCAGGCGCACGGGCCTGCCGGTGAAGACGATCCGCTTCTACTCCGACGAGGGCCTGCTGCCGCCGACCGGCCGCACCCACGCCGGGTACCGGCTCTACGACGCGCACGCGATGGCCCGGCTCGAACTGGTCAAGACCCTGCGCGAACTGGGGCTCGGGCTGCCGGACGTGGAACGCGCGCTGGCCGGGCAGACCAGCGTGGCCGAACTCGCGGCGGTGCACGTGGACGCGCTCGACGAGCAGATCCGGCGGCTGCGGTTGCGGCGGTCGGTGCTGCGCGCGGTCGCGAAACGGGGATCCGAGCTGGAGGAAGTGAAACTGATGAGCAAACTGGCCTCGATGTCCGACGAGCAGCGCCGCCGGCTGATCGACGAGTTCTGGGACGAGATGGTCGAGGGCCTCGACGTCAACCAGGAGTTCTACGACCGGATGCGGTCGGCGAAACCGGACCTGCCGGAGGACCCGTCGGCCGAGCAGCTGGAGGCGTGGATCGAGTTCGCCGAACTGGTACAGGACGAGGACTTCCGCGCCCTCATCCGCGCGATGAGCGAGACCCATTCCGCCGCGCGCGAACAGGGCGAGTCGATGGCGCCCGGCGACCAACCGGACCACACGTCCTTCTTCAACCGGGCGAACGAGGCGCTGACATCCGGCGTAGCACCGGATTCGCCGGAAGGACGAGCCATCGCCGACGAAATGTTCAACGCCTGGGCCGGCGAGCGCGACGCGTCCGACGTGTCATATCGGCGTGAAGTGCTGGCGCGATTCGCTCAAGGTGGTGATCCACGCGCTGAGCGGTATTGGCAGCTGCTCGCGATCATCAACGGGTGGCCGCCGATTCCCACGCAGGCACCCGCCGCGCAGTGGCTGACCGACGCCATGCGCGCCGCGATCGGTTAA
- a CDS encoding DUF3180 domain-containing protein, producing the protein MHFTRPRELVVAGLLGLVLGFGLFELFYGELPRFPLLAGLPLLVVAAVEVALAFTLRSRIRSGRVLDAIGIARAVALAKASSLLGSLMTGAWIGALAYLVPRGGDNAAAAGDTPGAVGGAVCAALLVGAALWLEHCCRAPESRDSDHPGRPTG; encoded by the coding sequence ATGCACTTCACCAGGCCTCGCGAGCTGGTCGTCGCCGGGCTGCTCGGTCTTGTCCTCGGCTTCGGCCTGTTCGAACTGTTCTACGGCGAGCTGCCGCGGTTCCCGCTGCTCGCCGGGCTGCCGCTGCTGGTCGTGGCCGCGGTCGAGGTCGCCCTGGCGTTCACGCTGCGTAGTCGCATCCGCTCCGGTCGGGTGCTGGACGCCATCGGCATCGCCCGCGCGGTCGCGCTGGCCAAGGCTTCTTCGCTGCTGGGCTCGCTGATGACCGGTGCGTGGATCGGCGCGTTGGCGTACCTTGTTCCGCGCGGCGGTGACAACGCCGCCGCCGCTGGTGACACGCCTGGTGCGGTCGGGGGAGCGGTGTGCGCGGCCTTGCTCGTGGGTGCCGCGCTCTGGCTGGAGCACTGCTGCCGCGCGCCGGAGTCGCGTGATTCCGATCATCCCGGACGGCCTACCGGTTAA
- a CDS encoding DUF6779 domain-containing protein produces MTGVGDDSRGRRSGRPWLVVGFALVVAATAALVLAQDLRWLRLGIIAALWAALIGAFIAAKYRKQVTATEDEVAQAQAVYELELEREVAARREFELEIEAESRERAQEDSREELDALRAEVIALRESLQSLFGGEVLFEQVALTAQATRMRSLNEDQRLVQASSSTVKPAQIAAAKTPVDDLNDRPTELIERVVERKVVTPERRRRIIDAEMVQKPGESSQSLPNVLNPPSAQSQPQRRQESAEDAGPPTRRVRPADNVGSAAARASKAAGEARAESARRQAKQAELDHAAMTPPPPSKRRVPPPAAPKPEERRPRREDLTRPGITPPRPAPKPARAPEPPKPKPAAPKPAAARAEPDRYLPTGRPTEVSKEFDLDWTAEPAWDSGRRNGGTQHNGGAQRSGGRRRAEHTGEYEAVRQQPSQQQPKPPEQPKPAEPAPRPARRPAEPAAAKQNPTLPPSVRAIQSEGRPGGRRRRDDEGGGYQSSASLPLPKPAASAEPAQPVNGGGRRRRAEGEPPSWERLAEAAPANGSRHTGGHSKQEAEKPEGTHAAGRSVNELLAAHGAGGTTPRRRRRAED; encoded by the coding sequence ATGACTGGCGTGGGTGACGACTCGCGCGGCCGCCGTTCGGGTAGGCCGTGGCTCGTAGTCGGCTTTGCCCTCGTGGTCGCCGCGACCGCCGCTCTTGTGCTCGCCCAGGACCTCCGCTGGCTGCGGCTGGGCATCATCGCCGCCCTGTGGGCCGCGCTGATCGGTGCCTTCATCGCCGCCAAGTACCGCAAGCAGGTGACGGCCACCGAGGACGAGGTGGCGCAGGCACAGGCGGTCTACGAGCTGGAGCTGGAGCGGGAGGTCGCCGCGCGCCGCGAGTTCGAGCTGGAGATCGAGGCGGAGAGCCGCGAGCGGGCGCAGGAGGATTCGCGCGAGGAACTGGACGCGCTGCGTGCCGAAGTGATCGCGCTGCGGGAGAGCCTGCAGTCGCTGTTCGGCGGTGAAGTGCTGTTCGAGCAGGTCGCGCTGACCGCGCAGGCGACCAGGATGCGCTCGCTCAACGAGGACCAGCGCCTGGTGCAGGCGTCCAGCTCGACGGTGAAACCGGCGCAGATCGCCGCCGCGAAAACCCCGGTCGACGACCTGAACGACCGGCCGACCGAGCTGATCGAGCGGGTCGTCGAGCGCAAGGTGGTCACCCCGGAGCGCCGTCGCCGGATCATCGACGCCGAGATGGTGCAGAAGCCGGGCGAGAGTTCGCAGAGCCTGCCGAACGTGCTCAACCCGCCGTCGGCGCAGTCGCAGCCGCAGCGCCGCCAGGAGTCCGCCGAGGACGCCGGTCCGCCGACCCGCCGGGTGCGCCCGGCCGACAACGTCGGCTCCGCCGCCGCGCGGGCCAGCAAGGCCGCCGGTGAGGCCAGGGCGGAGTCCGCCCGCCGCCAGGCGAAGCAGGCCGAGCTGGACCACGCCGCGATGACTCCGCCACCGCCGTCGAAGCGCCGCGTGCCGCCGCCCGCCGCGCCGAAGCCGGAGGAGCGCCGCCCGCGTCGCGAGGACCTGACGCGCCCCGGCATCACCCCGCCGCGTCCCGCGCCCAAGCCCGCGCGGGCGCCCGAGCCGCCCAAACCGAAGCCCGCGGCGCCGAAGCCCGCCGCCGCGCGCGCCGAGCCGGACCGCTATCTGCCCACGGGGCGGCCGACCGAGGTGTCGAAGGAGTTCGACCTCGACTGGACGGCCGAGCCCGCCTGGGACTCGGGTCGCCGCAACGGGGGCACGCAGCACAACGGGGGCGCCCAGCGCTCCGGCGGCCGTCGCCGCGCCGAGCACACCGGTGAGTACGAGGCCGTGCGCCAGCAACCGTCGCAGCAGCAGCCGAAACCGCCGGAGCAGCCGAAGCCCGCCGAGCCGGCGCCGCGTCCCGCGCGCCGCCCGGCGGAGCCCGCCGCGGCGAAGCAGAACCCGACGCTGCCGCCGTCGGTGCGGGCCATCCAGAGCGAGGGCCGTCCAGGCGGCCGTCGCCGCCGCGACGACGAGGGCGGCGGTTACCAGTCCTCGGCGAGCCTGCCGCTGCCGAAGCCGGCCGCCAGTGCCGAGCCGGCCCAGCCGGTCAACGGCGGCGGGCGCAGGCGTCGTGCCGAGGGCGAGCCGCCGTCGTGGGAACGCCTGGCCGAAGCTGCCCCGGCGAACGGCTCCCGGCACACGGGCGGCCACTCGAAACAGGAAGCCGAGAAGCCGGAGGGCACGCACGCCGCGGGCCGCTCGGTGAACGAGCTGCTCGCCGCGCACGGTGCCGGTGGCACCACCCCCCGCCGGCGCCGCCGCGCCGAGGACTGA
- a CDS encoding PrsW family intramembrane metalloprotease, with the protein MLLPVLGLIVLALCGLVLFGLLTSRVGVLAVVIGVVAALVPVGVVVAAFLWVDRWEPEPAGLLLVTFAWGAFVATATALLINNTAETVGDLLLGSGNGSTFSAVVSAPLVEEAAKAAIVLIVLMRRRKEFDGIVDGIVYAGFSAAGFAFTENIYYFGRAFAENGFGDGSHPGVLAAFILRGVLSPFTHPLFAVFTGLGIGLAARSTTRAVRVLAPLGGYLAAVALHALWNGAATIGGADAFLNVYFLIMVPMFIGVMMLVIWHRRREQRIVAAALPAMANARWIAPSEVDLLASLPGRRKWRRQAGKESGRGAARAVGAYQAAVTELAFLRRAMATGTAPADAESHQEELITALRTSRAEAVRLSRRASPREGSRSG; encoded by the coding sequence GTGCTGCTCCCGGTGCTGGGGCTGATCGTGCTCGCCCTGTGCGGCCTGGTCCTGTTCGGCCTGCTGACCTCACGCGTCGGCGTGCTGGCCGTGGTCATCGGCGTGGTGGCCGCGCTGGTACCGGTCGGCGTGGTGGTCGCCGCCTTTCTCTGGGTGGACCGCTGGGAGCCCGAACCGGCCGGTCTGCTGCTGGTCACCTTCGCCTGGGGTGCCTTCGTGGCCACCGCCACCGCGCTGTTGATCAACAACACCGCGGAGACCGTCGGCGACCTGCTGCTCGGCAGCGGCAACGGCAGCACGTTCAGCGCGGTGGTGTCCGCGCCGCTGGTGGAGGAGGCGGCCAAGGCGGCGATCGTGCTGATCGTGCTGATGCGCCGCCGCAAGGAGTTCGACGGGATCGTGGACGGCATCGTCTACGCCGGGTTCTCCGCGGCCGGCTTCGCCTTCACCGAGAACATCTACTACTTCGGCCGCGCCTTCGCCGAGAACGGGTTCGGCGACGGCTCGCACCCCGGCGTGCTCGCCGCGTTCATCCTGCGCGGCGTGCTCTCGCCGTTCACCCACCCGCTGTTCGCCGTGTTCACCGGGCTCGGCATCGGCCTGGCCGCGCGCTCGACCACCCGCGCGGTCCGGGTGCTGGCGCCGCTCGGCGGTTACCTTGCCGCGGTCGCCCTGCACGCGCTCTGGAACGGCGCGGCCACCATCGGCGGGGCCGACGCCTTTCTCAACGTCTACTTCCTGATCATGGTGCCGATGTTCATCGGGGTGATGATGCTGGTGATCTGGCACCGCCGCCGCGAACAGCGGATCGTCGCCGCGGCTCTGCCCGCGATGGCGAACGCCCGCTGGATCGCTCCGTCCGAAGTGGACCTGCTGGCCAGCCTGCCCGGCCGCCGGAAGTGGCGTCGGCAGGCGGGCAAGGAGTCCGGTCGCGGCGCCGCGCGGGCGGTCGGCGCCTATCAGGCCGCGGTCACCGAACTGGCCTTCCTGCGCCGCGCGATGGCCACCGGAACGGCTCCCGCGGACGCCGAAAGCCACCAGGAGGAGTTGATAACCGCGCTGCGGACGTCGCGGGCCGAGGCGGTCCGGTTGTCCAGGCGGGCTTCCCCGCGCGAGGGGAGCCGGAGCGGGTGA
- a CDS encoding Rossmann-like and DUF2520 domain-containing protein: MDRPARLAIGVVSAGRVGSVLGAALTRAGHTVVAASGLSAASVRRAERLLPGVPLLPPDEVVRSADLVLLALPDDALAGMVRGLVATDSLRPGQIVVHTSGAHGVEILDPAVKAGALPLALHPVMTFTGREEDIERMAHCCVGVTAATGDDAAWNVGEALVMEMGGEPVRIPESARPLYHAALAHGANHLVTLIADCAELLRGAGIADAERVLGPLLSAALDNVLRQGDRALTGPVARGDAGTVRSHLRVLAERAPEMSASYTALARRTAARAAGAGLLATDTAADLTGLLDDHARGADS, translated from the coding sequence ATGGATCGTCCGGCCAGACTCGCCATCGGCGTGGTCTCGGCCGGCCGGGTCGGCAGTGTGCTCGGGGCCGCGCTGACCAGGGCCGGGCACACCGTGGTCGCCGCTTCCGGGCTGTCCGCCGCGTCCGTGCGCCGGGCCGAGCGCCTGCTGCCGGGCGTGCCGCTGCTGCCGCCGGACGAGGTGGTGCGCAGCGCCGACCTGGTCCTGCTGGCACTGCCGGACGACGCGCTGGCCGGCATGGTCCGCGGCCTGGTGGCCACCGACTCCCTGCGTCCCGGCCAGATCGTGGTGCACACCTCCGGCGCGCACGGGGTGGAGATCCTGGACCCCGCGGTGAAGGCCGGCGCGCTGCCGCTGGCGCTGCACCCGGTGATGACCTTCACCGGGCGCGAAGAGGACATCGAGCGGATGGCGCACTGCTGCGTCGGGGTGACCGCCGCCACCGGCGACGACGCGGCGTGGAACGTCGGCGAGGCGCTGGTGATGGAGATGGGCGGGGAACCGGTGCGCATCCCCGAATCCGCCCGCCCGCTCTACCACGCCGCGCTGGCGCACGGCGCGAACCACCTGGTCACGCTGATCGCCGACTGCGCGGAACTGCTGCGCGGCGCCGGGATCGCCGACGCCGAGCGGGTCCTCGGCCCGCTGCTTTCCGCGGCATTGGACAATGTGCTGCGTCAGGGCGATCGTGCGCTGACCGGTCCGGTGGCCAGGGGTGACGCCGGGACCGTTCGGTCGCACCTGCGGGTGCTGGCCGAACGCGCGCCCGAGATGTCGGCCTCCTACACCGCGCTGGCCCGCCGCACGGCGGCCCGCGCGGCGGGTGCCGGGCTGCTGGCCACGGACACCGCGGCGGACCTGACCGGCCTGCTCGACGACCACGCCCGAGGGGCTGATTCCTGA